Part of the Brevibacillus brevis genome is shown below.
CAAAAAAGGCGCCCAAACAAGTGCAGAAAGAGCCTGCTTCCAAAGCGGCCACAAACTCAGCCACGAAACCGCCCACAAACAGACCTACTCCACCAAAGCCTGTCGTAAAAGAGGAAAAGCCACCGGCATTCCCTTTCGGACTCGAAGAAAAGTCGGACAAAGAAGACAAGAGAAGTGCTCGCGAAAACGAGAGTGACGACGAGGACAAAAGCAAAGGCAAAGAAAAAGTGAAAGAGCAGGCGAAAGAGAAGTTTAAGGAAAAAGAATCGGATAAGAAAGACAAAAAAGAAGACGAGGACTGACATGGAAATTTTACGGCAAAACATCGATTTCCACGTTTGGACCGGCACCGAGTAGGGGCTTCTTGCGTATCTTACAGTATCAAGCACCCCCTGCTTACCGTTTGGGGAGGAGGAATCCCGGGGCTTTTCCCTAAACGTTTACATAAAGGTGCCAACAGATCGAAAAACCGCTCCTGCTTGGGGGGCGGTTTTTTGTTTCCCACCTATGCTATAATTACGCAGGACAAACGCGAAGAAAGGAAGGGGAGATTCCATGCCATTGCTGTCGGCAATCCGGGAAATACGCCAAAAACAGTTTTCCCCCGTCTACGTCCTGTACGGGCCGGAGTCTTTTTTGGCGGAAGAGTTTCTGTCTCTTGCCAAAAGAGAAATGATCGACCCTGATTTCAGCGATCTCAATGTGAGCGTCTACGATTGTACGGAGACCGCCCTTGCCGACATCCTGCAGGACGCCGAGACGCTTCCGTTTATGGGGGAGCATCGGCTAGTCATCGCCAGGCAAGCGTACTTTTTGACGGGAAGCAAGCCGCCTACCAAGGTAGAGAGCGATCCGGAAGCGCTGCTCGCTTATTTGCAAAGCCCTCCCGAGTATACGACACTCATTTTACATACGGATGCGGAAAAGCTGGACGAGCGCAAGAAGCTGGTGAAGACGCTCCAGCAAAAAGCCAAGGTGATTCCCTTCCTTCTCTTGAAGGATGGCGACTTGTACAGCTGGGTAGAGCGTCAGGCGGACAAATACAAGGCATCGATCGATCGTCCGCAGGCGATCAAGCTGGTGGAACGGGTAGGCGGCGAGCTGCGGCTGTTGGACAAAGAGATCGAAAAGCTGGCGATCTTCGTGGGAGAGGGCGGTGCGATCACCGAGCCAGTCATTGAAAATTTGTGTGCCCGAACGCTGGAGCAGGATGTGTTCGCTTTGATTGAGCAGGTCGCCCTGGGGAGACTCGACAAAGCGCTGCGCATGCTCTATGACTGCATGAAGACGGGCGAAGAGCCGATCAAGCTGCTGTCGCTCTTTGCGAGGCAGTTCCGCATGCTGCTGCAGGTGAGGCAGCTGGCTCCGCGCGGCTATTCGCAGCAGCAGATGGCGGGGATGATCAAGGTCCATCCGTACGCGGTGAAAAAGGCGCTGGAACAAGCGCGGCACTTCTCGGAAGAGTCTTTGAGAAAGCTGCTCCTGATCCTGGCGGAGGACGATTTTCGCATGAAGTCCGGGCAGGTGGACAAGCGGCTGGCACTGGAGCTGTTTATCGCCCGCGCCCACGACGAGAGGTTGAAGTCAAGCGGATAAGGTAAGGCAGCCATGCCTCGGCAGGTTTGGAGGAGCTTGCTTCCTTCAAAGCAGCAGCACGGCATAAGAAAAAACCCCCGTGAACCAATGGTTCTCAGGGGTTTTTCTGCAACTTTGGCCTCTTACGCTACTGGAGCGCTCAGAACGTTGAGCTTTTTCATCAAACGAGACTTTTGACGATTTGCTGCGTTTTTATGAATGAGACCTTTCGAAGCGGCCTTGTCCAGCTTTTTCACAGCCACCAGAAGAGTGGATTTCGCCAATGCTACATCGGAAGCGGCGACAGCTTTCTCAAAGTTTTTCAGGGAAGTGCGCAGATCAGACTTTTGAGAAGCACGGTGTGCGCGGCGCTTTTCAATGGTTTTGGTGCGCTTAATCGCAGATTTAATGTTTGGCATGTGTGTCACCTCCTTAGACGACCATAGACATACAGTCATACAACAAAGTAATTCTAGCATGCACCGTATCCATTTGCAAGAAAGGATTCGGAATAAAAATGGCGGATTCAAGCAACATAGTAGCAGGAACAAATTGGAGAAGGGAGCCACCGAACTATGGAACACAACAT
Proteins encoded:
- the holA gene encoding DNA polymerase III subunit delta; the encoded protein is MPLLSAIREIRQKQFSPVYVLYGPESFLAEEFLSLAKREMIDPDFSDLNVSVYDCTETALADILQDAETLPFMGEHRLVIARQAYFLTGSKPPTKVESDPEALLAYLQSPPEYTTLILHTDAEKLDERKKLVKTLQQKAKVIPFLLLKDGDLYSWVERQADKYKASIDRPQAIKLVERVGGELRLLDKEIEKLAIFVGEGGAITEPVIENLCARTLEQDVFALIEQVALGRLDKALRMLYDCMKTGEEPIKLLSLFARQFRMLLQVRQLAPRGYSQQQMAGMIKVHPYAVKKALEQARHFSEESLRKLLLILAEDDFRMKSGQVDKRLALELFIARAHDERLKSSG
- the rpsT gene encoding 30S ribosomal protein S20, which translates into the protein MPNIKSAIKRTKTIEKRRAHRASQKSDLRTSLKNFEKAVAASDVALAKSTLLVAVKKLDKAASKGLIHKNAANRQKSRLMKKLNVLSAPVA